In Vagococcus luciliae, one genomic interval encodes:
- a CDS encoding RNA-binding protein, with the protein MQANVYQHFRKDEHPFIDTIGNWMEQVEMQYAPVVTEFLNPREMFILKTLVGKRDDILLSFFGGFEDSERKCAILYPSYYNPNETDYEISVYEIKYPIKFGKLTHGKILGTLMSTGIKREFIGDIITNGEQWQVFIKKSISNYITQQVDKIGSFGVKFDEVGWQDILQPTDEWLDETLTISSLRIDNIISTVYNVSRQRAKLIVESKKAKVNWTEVERVDFPVDYLDIVSVRGLGRVQLLETLGNTKKDKIRLKIRVLRK; encoded by the coding sequence TTGCAAGCTAATGTGTATCAGCATTTTCGCAAGGACGAACATCCTTTTATTGATACTATCGGTAATTGGATGGAACAAGTTGAGATGCAATATGCCCCCGTTGTAACTGAATTTTTAAATCCGCGTGAGATGTTTATTTTAAAGACATTGGTAGGTAAAAGAGACGATATTTTATTGTCTTTTTTTGGAGGATTTGAAGATTCTGAGAGAAAATGTGCCATACTGTATCCAAGTTATTACAATCCCAATGAAACAGATTATGAAATCTCGGTTTATGAAATAAAATATCCTATTAAGTTTGGTAAATTAACTCATGGAAAAATTTTAGGAACATTAATGAGTACTGGAATAAAAAGAGAATTCATTGGAGATATCATAACAAATGGAGAACAATGGCAAGTTTTTATAAAAAAATCTATTTCTAATTATATTACTCAACAAGTTGACAAAATTGGTTCATTTGGAGTAAAATTTGACGAAGTAGGTTGGCAAGATATTTTACAACCGACTGATGAATGGTTAGATGAGACTCTAACAATCTCTTCACTTAGAATTGATAATATTATTTCAACAGTATATAATGTATCTAGACAACGTGCTAAATTGATTGTAGAATCAAAGAAAGCTAAGGTCAATTGGACCGAAGTAGAGCGTGTTGATTTTCCAGTAGATTATTTAGATATTGTGTCAGTTCGAGGACTAGGTAGAGTTCAACTATTAGAAACATTAGGGAATACTAAAAAAGATAAGATAAGATTAAAAATTAGAGTTTTAAGAAAGTAG
- a CDS encoding YggS family pyridoxal phosphate-dependent enzyme, with protein sequence MILKKLEQNVESIQQDVEQACQISQRSVDSVTIICVTKSVDKETTKQVVNLGFEHLAENRMEKLLEKQEYLSDNKQIKWHFIGNLQRRKVKSVINNIDYFHALDKISLAEEIQKRAIKQIKCFVQVNVSGEITKQGISPENLIDFIKDLKDFDRIEVVGLMTMAPIDSNLNELSQYFDQLKLLQNKVATEKLDYAPCTELSMGMSQDFIPAIESGATFVRIGSRFFES encoded by the coding sequence TTGATCCTGAAAAAATTGGAACAAAATGTTGAGTCAATTCAACAAGATGTTGAGCAAGCTTGTCAAATCAGTCAAAGGTCAGTTGATAGTGTGACTATCATTTGTGTCACTAAATCAGTTGACAAAGAGACAACGAAACAAGTTGTTAATTTAGGATTTGAACATTTAGCTGAAAATAGGATGGAAAAATTGTTAGAAAAGCAAGAGTATCTATCAGATAATAAACAGATTAAGTGGCATTTCATAGGAAATTTACAACGGCGAAAAGTTAAATCAGTCATTAATAATATCGATTACTTTCATGCATTAGATAAAATATCATTGGCTGAGGAAATACAAAAAAGAGCAATAAAACAAATTAAGTGTTTTGTTCAAGTAAACGTTTCTGGGGAGATTACCAAACAAGGAATCTCTCCGGAAAATTTAATAGATTTCATTAAGGATTTAAAAGATTTTGATAGAATTGAAGTTGTTGGTTTAATGACCATGGCTCCTATTGATTCAAATCTTAACGAATTATCTCAGTATTTTGACCAATTAAAATTATTACAAAATAAAGTTGCAACAGAGAAACTTGACTATGCACCATGTACAGAATTAAGTATGGGGATGAGTCAAGATTTCATACCAGCTATAGAATCTGGAGCAACTTTTGTAAGAATTGGTTCGAGATTTTTCGAATCTTAG
- a CDS encoding cell division protein SepF — MKLFNKAGERFSDFFGVSDEESDAFVDEEVMIDEEPSVLEPESNIRETNNLEDELDDVTSMNHAISHNEEEPEKNVKISETENQYTNKKVVEMNTYQPTSNGNKRMVVARQHRKVSVYEPRDYIDCKQIAQALFRKEIIILSFKLMNERSARRVVDFMTGTVYAIDGDIQRLGDEMFICTPANVDVDSSITRNIITNHLTEY; from the coding sequence GTGAAGTTATTCAATAAAGCTGGTGAAAGATTTTCTGATTTTTTTGGCGTTTCTGATGAAGAAAGTGATGCATTTGTTGATGAAGAAGTGATGATTGATGAAGAACCATCTGTTCTTGAGCCAGAATCTAATATTAGAGAGACTAATAATTTAGAGGATGAGCTTGATGATGTTACTAGTATGAATCATGCTATCAGTCATAATGAAGAAGAACCAGAAAAAAATGTTAAAATTTCTGAAACAGAAAACCAGTATACTAATAAAAAAGTAGTTGAAATGAATACCTATCAACCTACCTCAAATGGAAATAAACGTATGGTGGTTGCTAGACAACATAGAAAAGTATCGGTTTATGAGCCTAGAGATTACATTGATTGCAAACAAATTGCTCAAGCTTTGTTTAGAAAAGAGATTATTATTTTGTCTTTTAAATTAATGAATGAACGCTCCGCCAGGCGTGTTGTAGATTTTATGACAGGGACTGTATATGCTATTGATGGAGACATCCAACGCTTAGGAGATGAAATGTTTATCTGTACTCCAGCCAACGTAGATGTCGATTCAAGTATTACTCGAAATATCATAACAAACCATTTAACAGAATATTAA
- the ileS gene encoding isoleucine--tRNA ligase, producing MKMKETLHLGKTSFPMRGNLPVREVEWQKEWEENDLYGQRQKLNEGKPTFILHDGPPYANGNIHLGHALNKVSKDIIVRFKSMSGFRAPFVPGWDTHGLPIEQVLTKKGVKRKEIPRAEYLEMCKEYALSQVDKQRNDFKRLGVSGDWDNPYITLTPDYEAAQIRVFGKMAEKGYIYKGLKPIYWSPSSESSLAEAEIEYKDIKSASIYVAFDVKDGGDVLDNDTSFVIWTTTPWTLPSNLAISVNPEYVYVVVEADGKKFVVAKELLETVTKEIGWETVSVIKEIKGTELENLTAQHPFYDRESRLILGDHVTLDAGTGLVHTAPGHGEDDYIVSRKYGIDVISPVDSRGCYTDEAPGFEGIFYDKANPMITEMLEKSGHLLKLDFFTHSYPHDWRTKKPVIYRATPQWFASIDKFRGDILSEIEKVDWIIPWGRTRLYNMVRDRGDWVISRQRAWGVPLPVFYAENGEAIITPETTEHVANLFAEHGSKIWFEKEAKELLPEGFTHPGSPNGKFTKETDIMDVWFDSGSSHEAVLRGRSDLSFPADLYLEGSDQYRGWFNSSITTSVAINGVAPYKAVLSQGFTLDPQGRKQSKSLGNTIEPNKVTNQMGADILRLWVSSVDYESDVKVDMNTLNQIAEVYRKIRNTMRFLLANTSDFDAKKDRVEYDKLRSVDKYMMIRLNDTIKTIRDKGYENYSFSTVYKSLVNFCTNDLSAFYLDFAKDVVYIEAGDNHERRAMQTVFYDILVALTKLMTPILPFTSEEIWSHLQEEEEFVQLSELPGYDTYPDQDSIMEIWDGFMEVRTHVLKALEEARNNKLIGKSFEAKVTIYPNEPTAMLLDALNTNLAQVLIVSDLVVEKSTTKVPEKAMKFNDVSILVEPAQGKTCQRCRAIKEDVGSHKELPTLCNRCAEIVEANYPEAVAEGLE from the coding sequence ATGAAAATGAAAGAAACGCTTCATTTAGGAAAAACAAGCTTTCCAATGCGTGGAAACTTACCGGTAAGAGAAGTTGAATGGCAAAAAGAATGGGAAGAAAACGATCTTTATGGTCAAAGACAAAAATTAAATGAAGGAAAACCAACCTTTATTTTACATGATGGTCCTCCATATGCTAATGGAAACATCCATTTAGGACACGCACTAAACAAAGTAAGTAAAGATATTATTGTTCGATTTAAATCAATGTCAGGTTTTCGTGCACCATTTGTTCCAGGTTGGGATACTCATGGGTTACCAATTGAACAAGTATTAACAAAAAAAGGTGTTAAACGCAAAGAAATACCTAGAGCAGAATACTTAGAAATGTGTAAAGAATATGCACTTAGCCAAGTTGATAAACAACGTAATGATTTTAAACGCTTAGGTGTATCAGGAGATTGGGATAACCCATATATTACTCTAACACCAGATTATGAAGCAGCTCAAATTCGAGTATTTGGAAAAATGGCTGAAAAAGGATATATTTATAAAGGATTAAAACCAATTTACTGGTCTCCATCTAGTGAATCTTCGTTAGCAGAAGCAGAAATTGAATATAAGGATATCAAATCTGCTTCAATCTATGTTGCATTTGATGTAAAAGACGGTGGAGATGTTTTAGATAATGATACAAGTTTTGTTATTTGGACAACAACACCATGGACACTACCTTCAAACTTAGCAATCAGTGTAAATCCTGAATATGTTTATGTTGTGGTAGAAGCAGATGGTAAAAAATTTGTCGTAGCAAAAGAATTGTTAGAAACTGTCACAAAAGAAATCGGTTGGGAAACTGTTTCGGTTATTAAAGAGATTAAAGGGACAGAATTAGAAAATCTAACAGCTCAGCACCCATTTTACGATAGAGAATCACGTTTGATTTTAGGTGATCATGTAACTCTTGATGCAGGGACTGGTTTGGTTCATACGGCTCCTGGACATGGGGAAGATGACTACATTGTATCTCGCAAATATGGTATCGATGTTATTTCACCTGTAGATTCTCGAGGATGTTATACAGATGAAGCACCTGGATTTGAAGGTATCTTCTATGATAAAGCTAATCCTATGATTACTGAAATGTTAGAAAAAAGTGGTCATTTATTAAAATTAGATTTCTTTACTCATAGTTACCCACATGATTGGCGTACAAAAAAACCTGTTATTTATCGTGCAACGCCACAATGGTTTGCATCAATTGATAAATTTAGAGGCGATATTCTATCTGAAATTGAAAAAGTAGATTGGATTATTCCTTGGGGTAGAACTCGTCTTTATAATATGGTTCGTGACCGTGGGGATTGGGTTATTTCTAGACAACGTGCATGGGGCGTACCATTACCAGTCTTTTATGCAGAAAACGGTGAAGCCATCATTACACCAGAAACAACAGAACATGTGGCGAATTTATTTGCAGAACATGGGTCAAAAATCTGGTTTGAAAAAGAAGCAAAAGAATTATTACCAGAAGGATTTACTCATCCAGGTAGTCCAAATGGTAAATTTACAAAAGAAACTGACATCATGGATGTATGGTTTGATTCTGGGTCATCTCATGAAGCTGTATTACGTGGCAGAAGTGACTTATCATTCCCAGCAGATTTATACTTAGAAGGTTCTGACCAATATCGTGGTTGGTTTAACTCTAGTATCACAACAAGTGTAGCCATCAATGGTGTAGCTCCATACAAAGCGGTATTGTCTCAAGGATTTACATTAGACCCACAAGGACGTAAACAAAGTAAATCTTTAGGAAATACAATTGAGCCTAATAAAGTGACAAACCAAATGGGTGCAGATATTTTAAGACTTTGGGTATCAAGTGTAGATTATGAATCAGATGTGAAAGTGGATATGAACACATTGAATCAAATTGCTGAAGTATATCGTAAAATTCGTAATACAATGCGTTTCTTACTAGCTAATACATCAGACTTTGATGCGAAAAAAGACCGTGTTGAATATGATAAATTACGTTCAGTTGATAAATATATGATGATTCGTTTGAATGACACAATTAAAACAATTCGTGATAAAGGGTATGAGAACTATTCATTTTCTACAGTGTATAAAAGTTTAGTTAATTTCTGTACAAATGACTTGTCAGCTTTCTATTTAGATTTTGCTAAAGATGTTGTGTATATTGAAGCAGGAGATAATCATGAGCGTCGTGCTATGCAAACTGTCTTTTATGATATTTTAGTTGCGCTAACTAAATTAATGACACCAATTTTACCATTTACCTCAGAAGAAATTTGGTCTCATTTACAAGAGGAAGAAGAATTTGTACAGTTATCTGAACTTCCAGGATATGATACTTATCCAGATCAAGATTCAATCATGGAAATATGGGATGGATTCATGGAAGTGAGAACACATGTCTTAAAAGCTTTAGAAGAAGCTAGAAATAATAAATTAATTGGTAAATCATTTGAAGCAAAAGTGACTATCTATCCAAATGAGCCAACAGCTATGTTGTTAGATGCATTAAATACTAATTTGGCGCAAGTATTGATTGTTTCAGATTTAGTTGTTGAAAAATCAACAACTAAAGTACCAGAAAAAGCTATGAAATTTAATGATGTCTCTATTTTAGTGGAACCTGCTCAAGGTAAAACGTGTCAACGTTGTCGTGCAATCAAAGAAGATGTAGGTAGTCATAAAGAATTACCTACATTATGTAATCGCTGTGCTGAAATTGTTGAAGCGAATTATCCTGAAGCTGTAGCAGAAGGCTTAGAGTAA
- a CDS encoding DivIVA domain-containing protein, translated as MGIKPIDITNKSFNNKFKGYDRDEVDDFLDQIALEVEKLTQENRSLEKEVKQANDKLSYFNELKDSLNQSIIVAQDTADKLKENAIKESDLAIQKSQAQSEDILAHANKMSDELISGATNKANQILSEASERARQLAVETDDLKKKTRVFHRNLNVLLESQLQIVQSDEWDEILKPFGAYVDSSHQAFKEVLDAVEAANGLEATSPAINIKPNFDNVSQSKKDIKVSVTQEMPNQPAKQQKEKEDKNEETKKLNKVERSSRSKVK; from the coding sequence ATGGGAATTAAACCAATTGATATTACGAATAAAAGTTTTAATAATAAATTTAAGGGGTATGATCGTGATGAAGTAGATGACTTTTTAGATCAAATCGCTTTAGAAGTTGAAAAATTAACTCAAGAAAATCGTTCTTTAGAAAAAGAAGTAAAACAGGCAAATGATAAATTAAGTTATTTTAATGAATTAAAAGATTCATTAAATCAATCAATTATTGTAGCTCAAGATACTGCGGATAAATTAAAAGAAAATGCTATTAAAGAGTCTGATTTAGCAATTCAAAAATCTCAAGCTCAATCTGAAGATATTTTAGCGCACGCTAATAAAATGTCTGATGAGTTGATTTCTGGCGCGACAAATAAAGCAAATCAAATTTTATCCGAAGCAAGTGAACGTGCCCGTCAATTGGCTGTTGAAACAGATGATTTGAAAAAGAAAACCCGTGTTTTCCACAGAAACTTAAATGTATTATTAGAATCACAGTTACAAATTGTGCAAAGTGATGAGTGGGATGAAATTCTTAAACCATTTGGTGCCTATGTTGACAGTAGCCATCAAGCATTTAAAGAAGTTTTAGATGCTGTTGAAGCAGCAAATGGTCTTGAAGCAACTTCACCAGCTATTAATATTAAACCTAATTTTGATAATGTATCTCAATCAAAAAAAGATATTAAGGTAAGTGTGACACAAGAAATGCCTAATCAGCCTGCTAAGCAACAAAAAGAAAAAGAAGACAAAAATGAAGAAACAAAAAAATTAAATAAAGTGGAACGTTCATCACGTTCAAAAGTTAAATAA
- a CDS encoding YggT family protein has protein sequence MIALISKAITIYTYVLVIYALLSWFPGAYDSKIGQFIIRISRPYLSMFDRLNLSIGPIDFTIIVAIFVLQLAGQGLILILARLVYMI, from the coding sequence ATTATAGCTTTAATTTCTAAAGCAATAACCATATATACGTATGTTCTAGTGATTTATGCTTTATTATCATGGTTTCCTGGGGCGTATGATTCAAAAATTGGTCAATTTATCATACGAATTTCAAGACCATATTTAAGTATGTTTGATCGCTTGAATTTGAGTATTGGTCCAATTGATTTTACAATTATTGTCGCAATATTTGTTTTACAATTAGCTGGACAAGGTTTAATTTTAATATTAGCAAGATTAGTTTATATGATTTAA